CGCCTCGCACCTGCAGGCGCTGCCGCGGATCTCCATCAACGGCCGCTACCAGCTCGTCGCCCATATCGGCACGATGCTCTCGGGCATCACCATCCCGATCGCCAACCGAGGCCAACGCGTCGTCACGGTCTGACCGGCGACACCTCAGCCCTGCGCCCTGGGGCCCGCCATCCACTTGATGAGCGCCATGGCCGGAAGCACCCACAGCAGGCCCGTGAAGAAGAAGTAGGCGAGGTGGACGACCCAGGAGGACTCGGCCAGCTGCGCCACGGCCACGATGGTGGCGACGATGGCGTAGACCACCACGAGCGCGACGAGCAGGACGGTTCCGATCAGCTTCTTCAGGCGCAGGGGCATCGACGCTTCTTCCTTTTGGCCCTGCATGTACGCACACGGGCGGCAAAGGCAATGCCTGATCGTCCGGGTGGGCGCGGCGCGACCGCGTGCCGCGCGCCCGAGCCTTGCAAGCGCACCCCCGATCGGCCACGAGAAACCGCTGCATGAACCACCGGACGGACCCATGACCGCGATCGCCGAATCCACGCTGCACGACGCCATCGAACGGCAGGCGCGCAACCGCGCCCTCGTCCGCGGCTGGCTCTACGTCGTCCTTCTGGTGCTGTTTGCGCTGGTGGTGGTGGGGGGCGCGACGCGGCTGACGGAATCCGGCCTGTCGATCACCGAATGGAAGCCCGTGCTCGGCGTGCTGCCGCCGCTGACCGAAGCCGCCTGGCAGGCCGAACTGGAGAAATATCGCCAGATCCCGGAATACCAGCTCATCAACAAGGGCATGAGCCTCGACGACTTCAAGACCATCTACTGGTGGGAATGGAGCCATCGGCTGCTGGCTCGCGGCGTCGGCGTCGTCTTCGCCCTGCCGCTCGCCTTCTTCTGGCTCACCGGCCGGCTGGAAGGCCACCTGAAGCCGAAGCTCGTCGGCCTGCTCGCGCTCGGCGGCCTGCAGGGTGCGGTGGGCTGGTGGATGGTCGCCTCGGGCCTCGTCGACCGCACCGACGTCAGCCAGTACCGCCTCGCCACACACCTGACGATCGCCTGCATCATCTTCGCGGCCACGATGGTGGTGGCGCGGGGTCTGGCGCCGCACACGGCTGCGCCCTCCAAGCAGGGGACGCGCAGCTTCGCGCTGGTGCTGATGCTCCTCGTGCTGGTGCAGGTCTATCTCGGCGGCCTCGTCGCGGGCCTCGATGCCGGGCTTGCCTACAACACCTGGCCCCTCATGGATGGCGCGATCGTTCCGGGCGATCTTCTGATCCAGCAGCCCTGGTGGATCAACTTCTTCGAGAACGCCAAGACCGTGCAGTTCGTGCACCGGACGGGCGGCTACCTGCTCTTCGCCGCCGCGCTGTGGCACATGATCCAGGCGCGCCGCGAAGAGCCCGGCACCACCCATGCCCGTCGCGCGCTGGTGCTCTTCCATCTGGTGCTCGTGCAGGCGGCGATCGGCATCACCACGCTGCTGTTCCAGGTCCAGATCGGCTGGGCGCTGCTGCACCAGGCCTTCGCGCTGGTGGTGCTGGGCTTTGCCGCGGCGCACTGGCGCGGCACGCGCGGCAGCTATCCGGAGGAGACCGGGGTCGTCGTCAGGAGCTGAGGGTCAGAGCCTCGACCGCAGGGCGTGGTACTGGGCGGGGCTGGTATCGGCCATCGCCTCCGCACGCGAGGCCGGACGGTCTTCGTAGACGATCGGCGCGTCGAACTGGCCGGCCGTCAGGTCGACGCGGTGCCCGCCGACCCGGTTGTAGAAATGCATCCCCTCCGCCGTCGGCGTCGTCAGGATGTCTCCGCCGAACAGATCGTTCACGACCAGCGCGGTCACCCCACACTGGCCTAGGGCCGGGACAGCCTTCGTCCAGCGGGTCGAGCTGTCGATCGACCAGGCCGTCTCCAGCGCTTCCCGCAGCGCTGCCGGATCGCGGTAGGTCCGCACTCAGGCGGCGCGGCCGAGCATCAGGTCCATGTTCTGGACCGCCGCCCCCGAGGCGCCCTTGCCCAGATTGTCGAGCACGGCGACGAGGTTCGCCTGCCCCTTGCCCTCGGTGCCGAAGACGTAGAGCCGCATCCCGTCGGTGTCGTTGAGCGCCGTCGGGTCGATGCGCGACATCGAGGCGCTGTCGGCCAGCGGTACCACCTCGACGACCGACTGCCCGGCGTAATGGGCCGTCAGCACGGCGTGCAGGTCGTGCAGCGACGGCGTGCCGTTCAGGTCGGAGAGGTGCAGCGGCAGCTGGACGATCATGCCTTGTGCGAAGCGTCCGACGCTGGGCGAGAAGATCGGCCGGCGCGCGAGCAGGCCGTGCGCCTGCATCTCCGGCAGGTGCTTGTGCGCGAGCGTCAGCCCGTAGAGGAAGTGCGGCGAAGCGATGTGGTCGGGATTGGCCGCATCCTCCATCTGCGCGATCATCTGCTTGCCGCCGCCGGTGTAACCGGAGACCGCATTGATGCTGACGGGATAATCGGCTGGCAGGAGTCCGGCCTCGACCAGCGGCCGGATCAGGCCGATGGCGCCGGTGGGGTAGCAGCCGGGATTGGCGACGAACCGCGCGCCGGCGATCTTCTCGCGCTGTCCGCCCGTCATCTCGGCAAAGCCGTAGGCCCAGCCGGGATGGACGCGGTGCGCCGTCGACGTGTCGATGATGCGGGTCGCGTTCGTGCCTTCCAGCAGCGCGACCGCTTCCTTGGAGGCCTCGTCCGGCAGGCACAGGATGGCGATGTCGGCGGCCTTCAGCATGTCCTCGCGCAGCGACCGGTTGCGCCGCTCCGCTTCGGGAATGGAGAGGATGTCGAGATCGTCGCGCCGGCCGAGCCGGGTGCGGATCTGCAGGCCGGTGGTGCCGTGCTCGCCGTCGATGAAGATTTTCGGTTTCATGCCTGTCTCGCCTGAAAAGATGGAGCAATCAATGCGTTGGAGTCGTGAGCGGACTCTGCCCGGCAAGGCGTTGATCAAGGCTGCGAGGTCCCTGATTCAGGACGCGAATGTCTCCGGGCGTGCCGCCTGGGCGGGTCGTCGTCGGGTCATCGCAGCCGCGCCTTCTTCTCCGCGAGCAGGCCCAGATACAACTGGGCCACCGTTGCGCCCGCGATCGCCGTGATGTCGGCATGGTCGTAGGGCGGCGAGACTTCTACGATAT
The nucleotide sequence above comes from Aquibium microcysteis. Encoded proteins:
- a CDS encoding DUF2842 domain-containing protein — its product is MPLRLKKLIGTVLLVALVVVYAIVATIVAVAQLAESSWVVHLAYFFFTGLLWVLPAMALIKWMAGPRAQG
- a CDS encoding COX15/CtaA family protein; this encodes MTAIAESTLHDAIERQARNRALVRGWLYVVLLVLFALVVVGGATRLTESGLSITEWKPVLGVLPPLTEAAWQAELEKYRQIPEYQLINKGMSLDDFKTIYWWEWSHRLLARGVGVVFALPLAFFWLTGRLEGHLKPKLVGLLALGGLQGAVGWWMVASGLVDRTDVSQYRLATHLTIACIIFAATMVVARGLAPHTAAPSKQGTRSFALVLMLLVLVQVYLGGLVAGLDAGLAYNTWPLMDGAIVPGDLLIQQPWWINFFENAKTVQFVHRTGGYLLFAAALWHMIQARREEPGTTHARRALVLFHLVLVQAAIGITTLLFQVQIGWALLHQAFALVVLGFAAAHWRGTRGSYPEETGVVVRS
- a CDS encoding YunG family protein, coding for MRTYRDPAALREALETAWSIDSSTRWTKAVPALGQCGVTALVVNDLFGGDILTTPTAEGMHFYNRVGGHRVDLTAGQFDAPIVYEDRPASRAEAMADTSPAQYHALRSRL
- the argC gene encoding N-acetyl-gamma-glutamyl-phosphate reductase → MKPKIFIDGEHGTTGLQIRTRLGRRDDLDILSIPEAERRNRSLREDMLKAADIAILCLPDEASKEAVALLEGTNATRIIDTSTAHRVHPGWAYGFAEMTGGQREKIAGARFVANPGCYPTGAIGLIRPLVEAGLLPADYPVSINAVSGYTGGGKQMIAQMEDAANPDHIASPHFLYGLTLAHKHLPEMQAHGLLARRPIFSPSVGRFAQGMIVQLPLHLSDLNGTPSLHDLHAVLTAHYAGQSVVEVVPLADSASMSRIDPTALNDTDGMRLYVFGTEGKGQANLVAVLDNLGKGASGAAVQNMDLMLGRAA